A genome region from Chryseobacterium sp. G0186 includes the following:
- a CDS encoding restriction endonuclease subunit S, with protein MQVEEKTYLNHIDFLQLDNWSVSGLLDATFNYSKQFPLSRIGDFLIKNRNVINIKDDITYKRVTVRINNNGVFLRDMEKGINIGTKRQYLAKSGQFIVSKIDARNGAFGIIPDELNDAIVTNDFPLYDVDAKKINPRFLLLITTTKEFIGFAQSCSSGTTNRQRMDIDMFLNQRIPLPNIEEQGKIVKNYYNKIKEAEKLIQQTNDLESEIERYLFEKLEIEINANVAKNRLLQFVNFDKTDRWDTLFLLGEIPTIKSKYEQVTFSEVIKYFNKDSNHRSIRIDSSKFSNDEFRYIGMEHIEKETGVLLDMPIVKGKEIKSQTIRVPKDFFVYGKLRPYLNKYWVNETEFDNIICSSEFFVFDINDSLNKLYFKSILSSKIVQNQITDKTSGARMPRINEDIFFNLKFPLPPIEIQDTIASKISIIKRKIQISKAQAKQLKYQAEEEFEQTIFR; from the coding sequence ATGCAAGTAGAGGAAAAAACATATTTAAATCATATAGACTTTCTTCAATTAGACAATTGGAGTGTTTCAGGTTTGCTTGATGCTACTTTTAATTATTCTAAGCAATTTCCATTATCGCGAATCGGAGATTTTTTGATAAAGAATAGAAATGTTATCAATATTAAGGATGACATAACTTATAAACGGGTAACTGTCAGAATCAATAATAATGGTGTGTTTTTAAGGGATATGGAAAAGGGGATAAATATTGGGACAAAAAGGCAATATTTAGCAAAATCAGGACAGTTTATTGTTTCTAAAATTGATGCACGGAATGGAGCTTTTGGTATAATTCCGGATGAGCTTAACGATGCAATAGTTACTAATGATTTTCCATTATATGATGTTGATGCCAAGAAGATAAATCCTCGATTTTTACTGTTAATAACGACAACAAAAGAGTTCATAGGATTTGCTCAAAGTTGTAGTAGCGGAACTACAAATAGGCAAAGAATGGATATTGATATGTTCTTAAATCAAAGAATTCCATTACCAAATATCGAAGAACAGGGAAAAATTGTAAAAAATTATTATAATAAAATCAAGGAAGCTGAAAAACTCATTCAGCAAACTAATGATTTAGAAAGTGAGATTGAAAGATATTTGTTTGAGAAATTGGAAATAGAAATCAATGCCAATGTAGCTAAAAACAGATTACTTCAATTTGTGAATTTTGACAAGACAGACCGTTGGGACACTTTATTCTTATTAGGTGAAATTCCTACTATAAAATCAAAATACGAACAAGTAACATTTTCAGAAGTTATCAAATATTTTAATAAAGATAGTAATCACAGAAGCATTCGCATTGATAGTTCTAAATTTTCTAATGATGAGTTTCGATATATTGGAATGGAACATATTGAGAAGGAAACAGGAGTTCTTTTAGATATGCCAATTGTAAAAGGAAAAGAAATTAAGAGTCAAACTATTAGAGTTCCCAAAGATTTTTTCGTTTATGGTAAACTTAGACCGTACTTGAATAAATATTGGGTAAATGAGACAGAATTTGATAATATAATTTGTTCGTCAGAATTTTTTGTTTTTGATATTAATGATAGTTTGAATAAACTATATTTCAAAAGTATTTTATCATCTAAGATTGTTCAAAACCAAATTACAGACAAAACAAGTGGTGCAAGGATGCCTAGAATTAATGAAGATATTTTTTTTAATTTAAAATTTCCATTACCGCCAATCGAAATTCAAGACACAATAGCATCAAAAATTTCCATTATAAAAAGGAAAATACAGATTTCTAAAGCACAAGCCAAACAGCTAAAATACCAAGCCGAAGAAGAATTCGAGCAAACAATATTTCGATAA